Genomic window (Luteitalea sp.):
CACCCCCGGTTGGAGGCGGGCGAAGAGGTAGACCCAGTAGTTGAGGCGATTGTCGAACTGGTCCCAACCGGGGTTCATGTACCCGTGCATGGTGATGGGCGCATACACCTCTGGTTGCCTGCCGACTGTCGTCCCCTCGAAGCCGCGGGCGCGACCCCGACGATCGTCATTCTGTGGCCGTTGACGATGAGTGTGTCGTTGAGCACGTTGGGATTTGCGCCCAACCGCTGCTGCCAGTAGGCATGGCTCAAGACGACGACGTCGGGCTCGCCGATGGCGCGATCGTCACGAGGCCCGATCAGGCGTCCCAGCGCGGGCTGCACGCCCAACACCGGGAAGTAACCGCCGGAAACCAACAGGCCGCCGCCGCTCGCAACGTGTACCGCAGGTTCTGCCCGAGACTGTCGAGAATCGGCAGGCCTTGCTCATCCCGGTAGTCTTCCTTCACTGCCTCCACCGCACCAAACTTCAGCAGCGCCCGGCGTCGTGCCTCGGCAGGCGACAAGCCGGCGCGACGATTCTCCGCGGTTTGCAGCGCGAGATGGACCTCGATCTCGTCTCGCAAGCGCTCGTCGGCCCGCCGCCTCGTGACCGCATGGGCGAGCCGAACGAAGAACCGCCGCAGCGCTCTCATCGCAGATCCTCCGCCTTGACCGTGAAGAACCGGCCGATCAGGGCGGTGGTCTGCTCCCAGTCCTGGGTTTCCGCCCGAAGCTGCTGGCGGCCGACGCGTGTCAGCCGATAGAAGCGGGCCCTGCGATTGTTCTCAGACGAACCCCAGGCGGATGCGACCGCCCCCTCCTGCTCGAGCTTCAGCAGCAAGGGATAGAGGGTGCCTTGATTCAGCGCCAGCTGATCACCGCTGATCTGCTCGATGCGCCGGGCGATGCCGTACCCGTGCAGCGGGCCCAGCACGTCGAGCGTTTTGAGTACCATGAGCGCCAACGTCCCCTGCTGGATATCTCTTTTGTCCTTCATTGGAACGAAACCTTTTGGTAGCCAACAGGTATGATCGCACAACCTGTATGTGGTAGCAACAGGAGAAGGCAGCTAGTGTCCTGTCCGCGCGAAGGGATCCAGGCCTCCCGCCCCTCTAACCTTGTAGCGGTCTATTCTGTATCTTGCGGAGGGGAACGACGTGACTTCA
Coding sequences:
- a CDS encoding PadR family transcriptional regulator produces the protein MKDKRDIQQGTLALMVLKTLDVLGPLHGYGIARRIEQISGDQLALNQGTLYPLLLKLEQEGAVASAWGSSENNRRARFYRLTRVGRQQLRAETQDWEQTTALIGRFFTVKAEDLR